Proteins from a genomic interval of Sphingobacterium sp. SYP-B4668:
- a CDS encoding DUF4836 family protein gives MQIRLSVLMMVGLCAVTAIPLKAQQLANRIPKEADVVAVLNPKEIMIQSNAKLLNETLVKSGFFNNFQDAMGHSVDRLEDIGVDLQQYMYAYHRRTDSISYTGYIAPISNLEKFESLLPDSLVNLGEYEGYQYWKNSQGTLLAWNKDVIYVLEGSLHTEFFDVDSIANRYGIDHVDMAVPYEYLEEDDVAEPTQYEEDMVIDDSWLEGELVDSASVLDEIDTACAYVIQDEEEMTFEAYPFDEEVDTAEVDYMIEDTAYDQAYADSVAKQHAEAQQKNDSIHHVLSAQWTENEMKQLLSPSHEPLSNSYLGSIHKKMPLARVWIKSVDELYGSILPTSYLSSIYQGFNPQSIMSGYKEAIFDLEQQGNTLKITSRLGLEQDLLETSKRIYNHKPNPKFFKYLTDSTVGFMSLNINSEAYMKGIPNYLASRYQWLFGTEQEIISLATLAIDIAFDEYAISKIMPGDNLVVVNGVTKLKMEYMDYEYDDDYNMKEVMQSKEEVVPRFVWMFTSKDQRLIVKGLQLAVAKEVAQYVDDIYEIPRKRGQEFPMYVLFKDDIVMVSNDRQELVHIQQGKLGGKPNKSFEKIVKNNVFSTVLQPKRIPALLSEMDVPISKEWRASVDELAQYGNVVISSRGIVKNEAVAELSLTLPSEKAHALEYILTEINRQLLHSGLE, from the coding sequence ATGCAGATAAGATTGAGCGTATTAATGATGGTTGGGCTTTGTGCAGTTACGGCGATTCCGCTAAAAGCGCAGCAGCTCGCGAACCGTATACCTAAGGAGGCAGATGTTGTTGCCGTATTGAATCCCAAAGAAATCATGATTCAGAGTAATGCAAAGTTACTCAATGAAACGTTAGTGAAAAGCGGTTTTTTTAATAATTTTCAAGATGCGATGGGGCATTCGGTAGATCGTTTAGAAGATATTGGAGTGGACCTACAGCAGTATATGTATGCTTACCACAGACGTACGGATAGCATTTCCTATACCGGTTACATTGCGCCCATTAGCAACCTGGAAAAATTTGAAAGCCTGCTGCCTGATAGTCTTGTGAATTTGGGCGAGTATGAAGGATATCAATATTGGAAAAATAGCCAAGGTACACTGCTGGCGTGGAACAAGGATGTCATCTATGTGTTGGAAGGAAGTCTGCATACCGAGTTCTTTGACGTTGATTCTATAGCCAATAGATATGGCATAGATCATGTGGATATGGCCGTACCTTACGAATATCTGGAGGAAGACGATGTTGCGGAGCCCACACAATATGAAGAAGACATGGTTATCGATGATTCCTGGTTGGAGGGAGAGCTTGTAGATAGTGCCAGTGTGCTGGACGAGATCGATACTGCATGTGCGTATGTTATTCAGGATGAAGAGGAGATGACATTCGAGGCCTATCCATTTGACGAAGAGGTCGATACAGCAGAGGTGGATTATATGATAGAAGACACTGCCTACGATCAAGCGTATGCAGATTCGGTAGCTAAACAACATGCGGAAGCACAGCAGAAGAATGATTCTATACACCATGTCTTATCTGCGCAATGGACAGAGAATGAAATGAAGCAGTTGCTTTCCCCGTCACATGAGCCGCTATCAAACAGCTATTTGGGAAGTATCCATAAAAAAATGCCGCTAGCACGTGTATGGATTAAGAGTGTGGACGAGTTGTATGGAAGTATACTTCCCACAAGCTATTTATCATCCATATATCAAGGATTTAATCCCCAATCTATCATGTCAGGTTATAAAGAAGCTATTTTTGATTTGGAGCAACAGGGCAATACGTTGAAAATTACATCTCGATTGGGATTAGAACAAGATCTTCTCGAAACCTCAAAACGGATTTATAACCATAAGCCAAATCCTAAGTTCTTTAAATATCTTACAGATAGCACCGTTGGATTCATGTCGCTCAACATCAATTCGGAAGCTTATATGAAAGGGATTCCAAATTATTTGGCTAGTCGTTACCAATGGTTGTTTGGCACTGAGCAAGAAATAATATCATTAGCGACTTTGGCTATCGATATTGCCTTTGACGAGTATGCGATATCCAAGATAATGCCTGGAGACAACTTGGTCGTGGTCAATGGAGTGACAAAACTCAAAATGGAGTATATGGACTACGAGTACGACGACGACTACAACATGAAAGAGGTTATGCAGAGTAAAGAAGAAGTCGTACCTCGCTTCGTGTGGATGTTTACCTCTAAGGACCAACGCTTAATCGTGAAGGGATTGCAGTTAGCCGTTGCGAAAGAGGTGGCGCAATATGTTGATGATATTTATGAAATCCCACGTAAACGTGGACAGGAATTTCCGATGTATGTCTTATTTAAAGATGACATTGTGATGGTTTCCAATGATAGGCAAGAGTTAGTCCATATACAGCAGGGGAAGTTAGGGGGTAAGCCGAATAAAAGTTTTGAAAAAATCGTCAAGAACAATGTGTTTTCAACGGTCTTGCAACCTAAGCGTATACCCGCTCTACTCTCCGAAATGGATGTGCCCATTTCCAAGGAATGGAGGGCATCTGTGGATGAATTGGCTCAGTACGGGAATGTGGTCATTTCTTCAAGGGGAATTGTCAAGAATGAGGCCGTGGCCGAGCTGTCCCTCACTTTGCCCTCTGAAAAGGCGCATGCTTTAGAATATATACTAACTGAAATCAATCGTCAATTGTTGCATTCAGGATTGGAGTAA
- a CDS encoding NAD(P)-dependent alcohol dehydrogenase: MITTKGYAAQSPESDLAEWQFERREVGPYDVQFDILFCGVCHSDLHQIHNDWFPGIFPMVPGHEIVGRVAKIGDKVTKFKVGDLAGTGCMVDSCRTCDNCKEGLEQYCEQGNIQTYNGRNKYTDGAPTYGGYSNTIVVNEDFVLRISDKLSLAATAPLLCAGITTYSPLRHWKVGKGHKLAVLGLGGLGHMAVKFGVAFGAEVTVLSTSPNKEADAKKLGAHHFVVTKDPAQIQQAVGTFDFILDTVSAPHDMNMYLSLLKMNGVHICVGAPSEAHQISAFALIGGRKSVAGSGIGGIAETQEMLDFCTEHQIVSDIELIDIKNIHQAYERMEKGDVRYRFVIDMATL; encoded by the coding sequence ATGATTACAACAAAAGGATATGCTGCTCAGAGTCCTGAGTCAGATTTAGCCGAATGGCAATTTGAACGTCGCGAGGTAGGCCCCTATGACGTACAATTTGACATTCTATTTTGTGGCGTATGCCATTCCGATCTTCACCAAATCCACAATGACTGGTTTCCGGGCATCTTTCCAATGGTACCTGGCCATGAGATTGTAGGTCGGGTCGCTAAGATCGGGGACAAGGTCACCAAGTTTAAAGTGGGCGACTTGGCCGGGACCGGTTGCATGGTAGACTCCTGCAGGACATGTGACAATTGCAAGGAAGGATTAGAACAATATTGTGAGCAAGGCAATATCCAAACCTATAATGGGCGCAACAAATATACCGATGGCGCTCCTACCTATGGGGGTTACTCCAATACCATCGTGGTAAACGAGGACTTCGTTTTACGCATCTCCGATAAGCTTTCACTCGCTGCTACCGCTCCACTCCTGTGTGCAGGTATCACAACCTATTCACCACTTCGCCATTGGAAAGTCGGTAAAGGACATAAGCTAGCCGTACTTGGTCTAGGCGGATTAGGACATATGGCCGTCAAATTTGGCGTGGCCTTTGGAGCGGAGGTCACTGTACTCAGCACCTCCCCAAACAAGGAAGCCGATGCGAAAAAACTAGGTGCACACCACTTTGTTGTCACCAAAGACCCAGCTCAGATCCAGCAAGCTGTAGGCACATTTGATTTCATATTAGATACCGTCAGTGCTCCGCATGATATGAATATGTACTTGTCTTTACTAAAAATGAATGGCGTACACATTTGTGTTGGCGCCCCCTCTGAAGCGCATCAAATTTCAGCTTTCGCGTTAATTGGTGGCCGCAAAAGTGTCGCAGGATCGGGTATAGGTGGAATTGCTGAAACGCAAGAAATGCTTGACTTCTGTACTGAACATCAAATCGTATCCGATATCGAATTGATTGACATCAAAAATATCCATCAAGCATACGAGCGCATGGAAAAGGGAGATGTTCGCTATCGTTTTGTTATTGATATGGCTACATTATAA
- the bla gene encoding class A beta-lactamase, subclass A2, protein MRKHYLIFISLLLIGIHPALSQSSWNIQIDAILRDKKAHIGVHILNLKDGVELQVNGEHTFPMQSVFKFPIALAVLDMLQQKQLPLDHGIYVAKKDLLLDTWSPLRDQYPEGNLTLPISKLLAVMVSQSDNNACDILLRWIGGEEVVQRYIQKLGISDMKIVANEEAMHRDWNVQYLNYSSPKSSNELLVKAYKSNLLSPQYLDFFWKVMTETSTGKKRITAPLPKGSIVSHKTGSSGTTSYGLTGAVNDVGVVQLADGTAYAISVFVVNSLEDESTNEQIIAAVSQITYLHLKK, encoded by the coding sequence ATGAGAAAGCACTACCTTATCTTTATATCTTTATTGCTTATAGGAATCCATCCCGCATTATCCCAGTCCTCGTGGAATATACAAATCGATGCTATCCTAAGAGACAAAAAAGCCCATATTGGCGTACACATACTCAATTTGAAAGATGGCGTTGAGCTCCAAGTAAATGGCGAACACACATTTCCAATGCAAAGCGTCTTCAAATTTCCAATTGCACTTGCAGTACTCGACATGCTACAACAAAAACAACTTCCATTAGACCACGGTATCTATGTCGCCAAAAAGGATTTGCTTTTAGATACATGGAGCCCCCTGCGAGACCAATATCCAGAAGGAAACCTTACCTTACCTATATCAAAATTATTAGCTGTCATGGTCTCCCAAAGCGACAACAATGCCTGTGACATATTATTGAGATGGATCGGTGGCGAGGAGGTGGTCCAACGTTATATACAAAAATTGGGTATTTCAGATATGAAAATCGTAGCAAATGAAGAAGCGATGCATCGCGATTGGAATGTACAATATTTAAATTATAGCAGTCCAAAATCTAGTAATGAACTTCTAGTAAAAGCCTATAAGTCCAATCTATTGTCTCCCCAATACCTTGATTTTTTCTGGAAGGTAATGACGGAAACCAGTACAGGTAAGAAGCGGATTACAGCTCCGTTACCAAAGGGCAGCATCGTCAGCCATAAAACGGGGTCCTCCGGCACCACATCATATGGCCTCACAGGAGCGGTCAATGATGTGGGGGTCGTCCAATTAGCGGACGGGACAGCATATGCCATCAGCGTATTTGTCGTCAATTCCCTCGAAGACGAATCTACGAATGAACAAATTATTGCAGCTGTATCACAAATTACCTATTTACACCTTAAAAAGTAG
- a CDS encoding SRPBCC family protein, with the protein MKYTLYREQELGCSLTTAWSFFSCAANLASITPPEMKFKVLSTLADDVIHEGMILDYAVSPLLGIPLQWQTLITQVDVLKSFTDYQVKGPYRYWNHFHEFVETDKGVLMSDTVVYELPFGFIGNWVHSLYVQRKLNCIFDYRSAILRGLFRQEEVSN; encoded by the coding sequence ATGAAATATACACTATATCGGGAACAAGAATTGGGATGTAGCCTGACTACTGCTTGGTCCTTTTTTTCATGTGCTGCTAATCTAGCTTCCATTACCCCACCAGAAATGAAGTTCAAGGTTTTGTCTACTTTGGCCGATGATGTCATCCATGAGGGGATGATACTCGATTATGCTGTTTCGCCATTATTGGGGATTCCGTTACAGTGGCAAACATTGATTACCCAGGTAGACGTCTTGAAAAGCTTTACCGATTATCAAGTAAAAGGGCCTTATCGCTATTGGAACCATTTCCACGAGTTTGTAGAGACAGATAAAGGTGTTTTGATGAGCGATACAGTGGTCTATGAACTGCCATTTGGCTTCATAGGCAATTGGGTTCACAGTTTATATGTTCAAAGAAAGCTCAATTGCATTTTCGATTATCGATCTGCAATTTTACGTGGGCTATTTAGGCAGGAAGAGGTTTCAAACTAG
- a CDS encoding NYN domain-containing protein — translation MTDTKFNIAVLIDGDNAQASLIKELIVEVSKYGKATIRRIYGDWTNPQMNSWKGVLNEHSISPIQKFAYTTGKNSTDSSMIIDAMDILHGKNVDGFCIVSSDSDYTGLAKRIREEGLFVMGIGRKSTPLAFVNSCEIFTFTENLEEKEEELLTEKPVKKVTPKSTAVKTVQRAEVKNKVKSNGPGSRLPKSELQKINKAFDIATNEDDETFIAKVGSALRKIDPSFDARTYGFKNLTQLLDSLDKYEIIKNEVNGLNHPLVKLK, via the coding sequence ATGACGGATACCAAATTTAACATTGCTGTACTCATTGACGGAGACAATGCACAAGCCAGTCTAATTAAGGAACTTATCGTAGAGGTTTCAAAATATGGCAAAGCCACTATCCGTAGGATATACGGTGACTGGACCAATCCACAGATGAACAGCTGGAAGGGCGTCCTCAACGAACATTCCATCAGCCCGATTCAGAAATTTGCATATACAACAGGTAAAAATTCGACTGATAGCTCCATGATTATTGATGCAATGGACATCCTTCATGGTAAGAATGTAGATGGATTTTGTATTGTCTCTAGCGATAGCGATTATACTGGCCTAGCCAAGAGGATTCGTGAAGAGGGGCTCTTCGTTATGGGGATTGGACGCAAGAGTACCCCGCTTGCTTTTGTCAATTCTTGTGAAATATTTACATTTACGGAGAATCTAGAAGAAAAAGAAGAAGAATTGTTGACAGAAAAGCCTGTCAAAAAAGTGACGCCTAAATCTACAGCAGTTAAGACGGTCCAAAGAGCAGAAGTCAAGAACAAAGTCAAATCCAACGGGCCAGGTTCTCGACTTCCCAAATCGGAGCTGCAAAAAATAAACAAAGCTTTCGACATTGCCACCAATGAAGACGATGAGACCTTCATTGCAAAGGTCGGCTCCGCTTTACGAAAGATTGACCCCAGTTTTGATGCCAGAACATACGGTTTCAAAAACTTAACTCAGCTCTTAGATAGCCTAGATAAGTATGAAATTATCAAAAACGAAGTCAATGGACTTAATCACCCCTTGGTCAAACTAAAGTAA
- a CDS encoding UxaA family hydrolase translates to MNILKIHPDDNVLVALQDLPAQTTVRYGLESYQLIDAIPAKHKFFIHDLHQGQEVIMYGVVVGRVQWDVRSGALMDIHNTKHAVDAFAYRPIQYQWTPPDVSRFRDRTFSGYLRSDGRVGTANYWLFIPTVFCENRNLEIIKEAMVNELGYGMPDRYTDFTRSLLQAYHNEEDLRQIDFSPTTEPIQGRIFPNIDGIKFLPHQGGCGGIRQDAAVLAKLLAAYADHPNVAGVTVLALGCENLQLHDFKKELELRNPAFDKPLLIFGQQDIGSEREMIQRAIKDTFIGLTTANEIQRTPQPLSKLTLGVKCGGSDGFSGISANPAVGYCSDLLVALGGQVLLAEFPELCGAEQQLLDRMVQEDSAHKFINLMSAYSFAAEQSGSGFHMNPSPGNIKDGLITDAIKSNGAAKKGGTSPVVDVLDYTEPATKAGLHLVCTPGNDVEATTGKAAAGATLILFTTGLGTPTGNPICPTIKVATNNHLAAHMSDIIDINTGPIIDGTMTIEQMGAEILEYCIQAASGHIIPKAVKLQQDDFIPWKRGVSL, encoded by the coding sequence ATGAATATCCTAAAAATACACCCTGACGACAATGTCCTAGTCGCTTTACAAGATTTACCGGCACAGACCACCGTACGGTATGGGCTTGAATCTTATCAGCTCATTGATGCCATACCTGCCAAGCATAAGTTCTTTATACACGATCTCCATCAAGGGCAAGAAGTTATCATGTATGGTGTCGTTGTAGGTCGCGTCCAATGGGATGTACGCAGTGGTGCCCTTATGGATATACACAATACCAAACATGCCGTTGACGCCTTTGCATATAGACCCATTCAATACCAATGGACTCCACCCGATGTCAGTAGGTTTAGGGACCGCACCTTTTCGGGATACCTTCGTTCAGATGGTCGAGTCGGGACGGCTAACTATTGGCTATTCATCCCCACCGTATTTTGTGAAAATAGAAATCTGGAGATCATAAAAGAAGCCATGGTTAATGAACTAGGCTATGGTATGCCTGATAGGTATACCGATTTCACACGTTCTCTACTACAGGCTTATCATAACGAAGAAGATCTGCGACAAATAGACTTCTCGCCCACGACCGAACCTATTCAAGGACGCATATTCCCTAATATAGATGGAATCAAGTTCCTCCCCCATCAAGGTGGTTGTGGCGGCATTCGTCAAGATGCTGCCGTACTTGCCAAACTATTAGCTGCGTACGCCGATCACCCGAATGTCGCCGGAGTTACCGTGCTAGCTCTTGGTTGCGAAAATCTACAATTACACGATTTTAAAAAAGAGCTCGAACTTCGTAATCCGGCATTCGACAAGCCTCTTTTGATTTTTGGTCAACAGGATATTGGCAGTGAGCGCGAAATGATACAAAGGGCTATAAAGGATACTTTTATTGGATTGACAACAGCCAACGAAATACAAAGGACACCGCAACCGCTCAGTAAATTAACGCTTGGTGTCAAATGTGGCGGTAGTGATGGTTTTAGTGGAATCTCCGCCAATCCCGCCGTAGGATATTGTTCCGACCTATTGGTCGCCTTAGGTGGACAGGTGTTATTAGCAGAGTTCCCAGAGCTTTGTGGGGCCGAACAGCAACTTCTAGATCGAATGGTTCAGGAAGATTCGGCACATAAATTTATCAATCTAATGTCGGCCTATAGTTTCGCGGCCGAACAATCAGGGTCTGGCTTTCACATGAACCCCTCTCCAGGCAACATCAAAGATGGGCTCATAACGGATGCCATCAAGAGTAATGGTGCAGCTAAAAAGGGAGGAACCTCTCCCGTTGTCGACGTATTAGACTATACGGAGCCTGCAACTAAGGCAGGTCTTCATCTCGTCTGCACTCCCGGCAATGATGTAGAAGCGACAACAGGTAAAGCAGCAGCCGGTGCAACCCTAATCTTGTTCACCACAGGCTTAGGCACGCCAACAGGAAATCCAATCTGTCCAACGATTAAAGTCGCCACTAACAATCATCTAGCGGCACACATGTCAGATATCATAGATATCAATACAGGCCCTATTATTGATGGGACGATGACCATTGAACAAATGGGAGCCGAGATTTTAGAATACTGTATTCAAGCAGCAAGCGGTCATATCATCCCCAAAGCTGTAAAATTGCAACAAGATGATTTTATTCCTTGGAAACGAGGAGTTAGTCTATAA
- a CDS encoding AAA domain-containing protein: MTYFETLSHLLEKEQQYDKEEYQRLLQTGSLNSRKQAGLSWYPIMIRNEEIGLGDYVQLVVERTVKDGQSHRFRYGMSVALFSNYDPLKDRLVGTVAYVSGDQMKISLRVDELPDWVKSGKLGVDLLFDENSYQEMFKALKKADVLKDEREAGRLIRLLIGVEDNGINARRVVELPAFVSELNSYQKAGVSQILDANALTILHGPPGTGKTTTLVQGIKALLAQERGQVLVTAPSNTAVDLMTEKLHEAGVKVVRIGNPVKVSEQLQELTLDGQLDRHPMQKELKNIRKKAEAFRDMAKKYKRQFGKAEREQRKALFQEVRSLMKEAEQIAQYMQKGILDHAEVICATLVGSNHTTIQDRNYTAVFIDEAGQAMEPACWIPILKADKLILAGDHLQLPPTIKSTSADVRALHVTLMERLVSLYPGYVSTLRQQYRMHGDIMAYPSRALYHNALLADATVVGQQLMDNDRAFLFIDTAGAGFDELQEGTTLSNRDEAQFVLRHLTLYLEAATFNAEGRIPSVGIISPYKQQVLLLKELILDEGLLNTYRSHLQVQTIDGFQGQERDIIYISLTRSNAEGQIGFLNEVRRMNVAMTRARYKLVIVGDSSTIGQHPFYADMIQYAESLDAYKSVWEWL, encoded by the coding sequence ATGACATATTTTGAAACCCTAAGCCATTTATTAGAAAAGGAACAGCAGTATGATAAAGAAGAGTATCAACGCTTGCTGCAGACTGGATCGTTGAATAGTCGTAAGCAAGCGGGACTCTCCTGGTATCCCATCATGATTCGGAACGAAGAAATCGGTCTGGGAGATTATGTTCAGCTTGTGGTGGAACGGACTGTGAAGGATGGGCAATCGCATCGGTTCAGATATGGGATGTCGGTCGCGTTGTTTTCAAATTATGATCCCCTAAAAGATAGATTGGTGGGTACGGTGGCATATGTCAGCGGCGATCAAATGAAAATATCCCTGCGTGTGGACGAGTTGCCAGATTGGGTAAAGTCTGGAAAGTTGGGCGTGGATTTACTCTTTGACGAGAATAGTTATCAAGAGATGTTCAAAGCTTTAAAGAAGGCTGATGTATTGAAAGATGAAAGAGAAGCTGGTCGTTTAATCCGTCTACTGATAGGTGTGGAGGACAATGGGATCAACGCTCGCCGTGTCGTCGAACTTCCCGCATTCGTTTCGGAGTTGAATAGCTATCAAAAGGCAGGGGTTAGCCAAATCCTAGATGCCAATGCATTGACAATCTTACATGGTCCTCCAGGCACTGGCAAAACAACGACTTTAGTCCAAGGGATAAAAGCCTTGCTAGCCCAAGAGAGGGGACAAGTTTTAGTTACTGCTCCTAGTAATACTGCGGTAGATCTCATGACAGAGAAGCTACACGAGGCAGGCGTAAAAGTGGTCAGGATTGGAAACCCAGTAAAAGTGTCAGAACAACTTCAAGAGTTGACCTTGGATGGACAACTAGATCGTCATCCAATGCAAAAAGAGCTGAAGAATATCCGTAAAAAGGCCGAGGCTTTTCGAGATATGGCAAAGAAATATAAACGCCAGTTTGGTAAAGCCGAGCGGGAGCAGCGCAAAGCACTTTTCCAGGAAGTTCGATCCTTGATGAAAGAAGCTGAGCAAATAGCGCAGTACATGCAAAAAGGAATATTAGACCATGCTGAGGTCATTTGTGCCACGCTGGTAGGCTCCAATCATACCACTATCCAAGACCGTAATTATACAGCTGTCTTTATTGATGAGGCTGGTCAGGCAATGGAACCCGCTTGTTGGATTCCGATATTAAAAGCGGATAAACTTATTTTGGCTGGTGATCACTTACAACTTCCTCCAACAATCAAATCCACTTCTGCTGACGTGCGTGCACTTCATGTCACATTGATGGAAAGACTAGTGTCGTTGTATCCTGGGTATGTATCTACACTTCGGCAGCAATACCGTATGCATGGCGATATTATGGCATATCCATCTCGGGCACTCTACCACAACGCATTGCTTGCTGATGCTACCGTGGTAGGACAGCAGCTTATGGACAATGACCGTGCATTCCTCTTTATAGACACCGCGGGAGCGGGATTCGACGAGCTCCAAGAGGGAACTACGCTTTCCAATAGAGATGAAGCACAGTTTGTGCTTCGTCATCTCACTTTATATTTGGAAGCTGCAACCTTTAATGCCGAAGGTCGAATACCTTCTGTAGGTATTATTTCGCCTTACAAGCAGCAGGTACTTTTGCTGAAAGAATTGATTTTGGATGAAGGGCTGTTGAATACTTATCGAAGTCACTTGCAAGTACAGACTATTGATGGCTTCCAAGGTCAGGAACGCGATATTATCTATATTTCGTTGACCCGAAGTAATGCTGAGGGCCAGATCGGTTTCTTGAATGAAGTCAGAAGAATGAATGTCGCGATGACAAGGGCGCGATACAAACTTGTGATCGTTGGTGATAGCTCAACGATAGGGCAGCATCCCTTTTACGCGGATATGATTCAATACGCCGAATCCTTGGATGCTTATAAGAGTGTATGGGAATGGTTGTAG
- a CDS encoding ATP-binding protein: MKNIATVTNASIDSAGLPKDYRQVLAEYIWNGFDAKASRVNIRYAANELGYLNYIAIEDNGEGIHLLTLRDSFGNFLDSLKRQTFQRSSYVKGKKGKGRFSFTLLATRATWETIYAEGNQLLQYDILMERDRKNEYDDSIANPIQNGHTGTKVVLEGIFGVSEQQLLHQDFETFLAKEFGWFLLLNKDKHYALTINDIPIRYEHLIQEDDTVTWTIADKEDRTYRFDVNFVRWGDVIGDRYYYYYLNTNKIEIGKELTSFNNNALDFHHSVYITSSFFNNFERESVSEGESDNLFSELNHHVVYRKLIADLRDFLSRKEKKYVREMAAEKYIHDIQQKGLLPYFPSDNEVDLARKNDLIAVTSVLYCVIPRVFRNLKADQERILLAFLNLTLQTEKRSQILSIVEQITPLTESEYADLESIINLNFVHNPHTK; encoded by the coding sequence ATGAAGAACATAGCGACAGTCACCAATGCAAGTATCGATTCGGCAGGTCTTCCCAAAGACTACAGACAAGTATTGGCCGAATATATATGGAATGGATTTGATGCTAAAGCTAGTAGGGTTAATATTAGATATGCAGCCAATGAGCTCGGTTATCTCAATTACATTGCTATTGAAGATAATGGAGAAGGTATTCATCTACTGACACTACGAGACTCTTTCGGTAACTTCCTCGACTCGCTTAAAAGACAAACATTTCAACGATCTTCTTACGTCAAGGGGAAAAAGGGCAAGGGGCGCTTTTCCTTTACTTTACTTGCCACTAGAGCCACTTGGGAAACAATCTATGCTGAAGGTAATCAGCTTTTGCAATATGACATCCTGATGGAACGTGACCGCAAAAACGAATATGACGATTCTATCGCTAACCCTATCCAAAATGGTCATACCGGCACAAAAGTGGTATTGGAAGGCATATTTGGGGTATCCGAACAGCAGCTGTTGCATCAGGATTTTGAAACATTCCTTGCAAAAGAATTCGGATGGTTTCTGTTGCTCAACAAAGACAAGCATTATGCACTCACGATAAATGATATCCCAATTCGATATGAACATTTAATCCAAGAGGACGATACCGTCACGTGGACCATCGCAGACAAGGAGGACCGTACCTATCGATTTGACGTTAACTTTGTACGCTGGGGAGACGTTATTGGCGATCGGTATTATTACTACTATCTCAATACGAATAAGATAGAGATTGGCAAGGAATTGACCAGCTTCAACAACAATGCGCTAGACTTTCATCACAGTGTGTATATAACATCCTCGTTCTTTAATAATTTTGAGCGTGAATCTGTATCAGAGGGTGAAAGCGACAACCTTTTTAGCGAGCTGAACCACCATGTTGTCTACAGAAAACTTATTGCTGATCTACGCGATTTCCTAAGTAGAAAGGAAAAGAAGTATGTTCGAGAGATGGCTGCGGAAAAATATATCCATGACATTCAACAAAAAGGCCTTCTTCCGTATTTCCCTTCAGATAATGAAGTAGATTTAGCTAGAAAAAATGACCTGATTGCTGTAACCAGCGTATTATATTGTGTCATCCCGCGCGTATTTAGAAACCTCAAAGCTGATCAAGAAAGAATCCTATTGGCTTTTTTGAACCTCACTCTGCAGACGGAAAAACGGAGTCAGATCCTATCTATCGTCGAGCAGATTACACCGCTCACGGAGTCCGAATATGCCGACCTAGAAAGCATCATCAATCTTAATTTCGTCCATAACCCCCATACAAAATAG